CCATCTCCAAGCAATGGATACATAGATTATACCTAAAGGCCAAGAGGAACCATTAGAATGCCATGAATTCTCAACCTGGATAGAATGCATGCACCCAAAaggatatatataatacaaaagaaGGATCACACctacaaaataacaaacaagTTAGTTATAAGACATCTCCTGACCAACACTTTCCTTCCACCAACAAAGAATCACTTGAATATACAATTCGACAAGGCCCAACTTTGCTTGATGAATTCATTTTCTCTagttcttttaatttttgtaaactCAGAGGCTTTTTCTCTAATGGTGATCTTTGTTGACCTTAACACAACCCCTATCTCTCTACTTTCTTCCACTaaaattcttttgtttctctaccaccaaataaaataaaaagtagcTATTAATCTAAGCTCTCCAATTATATCATTCAAATCATTTGACCTCATTCTTTAGAGaggatatttatatattctttgcAAGTTCTCAAGTCATAAGAAAGGCTACTCATGTTTAGAATTTCCTTTGACACTTTGGATGTATCTAGGCAAGCAAAGATAAGCTGGTCTAGTGTTTCTATAGCAATTCTACAAAAGCAACAAGTAATATCACTAGTAATGCCAATTTTCCATAACTTGTCTTTAGTTTGGAGTCTACCTTTTATGGCTAGCCAAACAAAGAAAGCATATCTAGGAATGTGTTTCTTCAACTAAAAAACTTTACGCCAATTAACAATACTATATTTCCTCCTCAACTCATTCCAACCCAACTTGACATTAAAAAGAATGGAGTTGTTAGCTTTCCAAATCACTTTATCCTTTCCCCCTCTAGGATTAGGAATGATAgaatttttaagattaataagAGCCTCCAAATTCACCAAACGCCATTCCCACTGTCTATTGGATATAATATCTTTCACTTTAACTTCATTAGCCAAGTCATGTCATAAATAGTCTAGCACCATAAATAAGCTCAAGTGGAACTTTGAGGTGCCAATTATCATACCATAAAAAGGTGTTTTCCCCATTTCCCACTGCACAACCTAAGAGCATTCTTGTATCCTTTCTAAGTTTAAGGATGCATTTGCAAACCATGAGCAATTTTGGAGAATCCTACACCCCcaaaagaaagaattttttaGGAGATAGATTTTAGCCCATTTGATCCAAATAGAATTTTTATCTACTTAGTGATGTTCCAAATATGTCTCACCTTAGCCACTTTATTCCAATATTTGGTTCTCACAATTTCTATCCCTCCATTATACGGAAGACACACTTTATCCCAAATAACTTTAGCTTTATTTTTCTCCGAAAAGGTGTCAACGCAAAGAAAATCTCCACTCTTACTCTCAATTTGTCCTATAATATTGCTgttgtaaaaatttgaaaaggagGTGCTACTTCCAATGCTAATCTCCAGTGTCAATCATAAAACCAAATTCATAGATGAAACATCTTTGTTGGCATTAGTGAAGATGTTGTCTTTGTCTTTATCTAAATGAAGATGTCATCTTTGTCGATGTTGATGAAGATGTCATATTCATCTAGATCCAGACGAAGACAAAAAAGTCTTTATCCAAACAAAGGTGTTTGGACGAAGAAACATTGTCAACCTAGAGcattcaacttcatcttctttcttCCGGAACAGATtgtgtcatcatcaaaaagtgATTAGGTCTAGTTCCCTTGAAAAATTTCAACTTATTTGAGGAAAAAGTTTAGTTCACAAAAAATAAGaggagaaattattatttttttacactaaaaaagaaaataattaaattttaaaatttttaatattttaaattaaataataactttatttttattatcaattaatcctattaattttaatagttttgaattaaaaatttaagtttttaatatttatcggAAGCcgttttaataaattaacaattccTCGAGAGAATAAGTCCGTtgacaaaaaaactaaaagggAAGATTAGGTACGGAATGGTTCAtcggaaacaaaacaaaagtaaGATTAGGTATGGCTCACCGAAGCAAAACAAAATATAGATCACCTCGTAATCCTATGATGATCTGGCCCAAGGTTAACCAAGGCTTTGACCATAACCTAACGGTACAAAATGCAGCGTTAATCTAATACGTTACCGCAGTTGGTATGACACAGACACACTGTAACTAAACTTATGAGATTGAAGATTCCGTGGCCCATACGCTTGTGTATTCAGCGCAGATAAGGTATCTTATATGATATCCAGCTGCGCAGCGTTTCAAATTTCACTCCCAAAGTGATAAAACTTACAAAACCCAGACATGGGCTCTATTGACGAAGAAAGATCGCTCCTGGAACAGGGACTAACCAAGGtcttccattatttttttaaatcaagttttagttttgattatctGATGCAAAACCTATTTTTAGATGTCTTGTTTTGTTTCTAGTTGATTTAGTCCGGATTATAATTGGTTGCGGATGAAAATATCTCGTAGACTTTGTTTGGGTTGTtgtaatttaattcaattggCTCAATGGATGATCATTTGCTGCTTCTTTTCCCTTTCGAATTATGCAATTTTAGATTTCTTTGTTGTTATTCTGACAAATTAGGAGTTGAAGACTTAGTTGAACTATAtggtcaaattttgaatttacttTTTGGTGTTCTTTTCAATAGTTGAATGTAGTATTCGCATAATGGGCTCATATGTGAATGTGTAAATTGTAAATTATGTTTTCATTGAGGGTTCTGTTCCTGGGAATCAGAAACATTACTATTATCAATCATACGTCATACAACAAGTGTCAAACTGTTGTTATAGCAACGTCATGGTTTTCTTTTGTTATCATTCTTTTGTTCTTTAAGAATTCTTTGGCATAAGTTATTAAGCTTAGAAGAACTTCGTGGAGCTACTGCTAGCGTCTCCTCATtagtcctggccacggttcatgttTGAAATCATCGATTCACGATTCAAAAAattaaggaccctgaaccgaaattGTAATAGGATGATTCATTCATGATTCGAAATCGACAGTTCCGGTTCATGACCCCAGTTCAAAACCAACATtaaaccgtcaattctaatatatgaccttgatttaatttttaaattattaattacaagaattgaaaattaaaagaaaggtttggacttaatttttcaattaagctccctacgtatcttcttgggtttagaagaatcaaagtctacgtagttatcttacctttgcatatctaatagctgacaGTACCCcattaccttatcattcacctccactatcttaagtattatttcccgtcatcgaactatccgtagttaaatcaagcgattcttcattgaagtccacttttatttcttgttggcgtaattcaactattgtccaatcgtccacgcatacttgggcttcaatagattcgggagccaaacttgatcgtctctcatccaatatattactctcttgactaaaagcttgttctactgcgacagttgatatTGGTGCTGTCAGAACTTGTTTAACAATAGCTGCTAATATTGGAAATGTTGATgcatgtcgactccaccattctagaactggaaagtctttacctatattgctatcaccaaacttaaaaatagtagttaaataaatatcaagctccgagatggagcctaatgttcctcttggtcttttgcccctttgtatcataatacgatcaccataactcatattttgagttgatgatggggcaacaAGTggtaaagaggaagaagaaccaccttggttaccataaattaatgaatattcaacataaatttctttaattaaatttataatgttagttatagttaatagaatattaacttcatctaattgcaaacatttataatataatgtcaaataatctatgacaccatctaatttaaatctataataaaaaaaacatacaacaagaaaaagttctggaattcTTTTATAGTAACttaatcattttgttttcattaaaaaaatagcttcttatagaataatatcttgttcggcttgTAAAGTcctaataatattaacagcttcatttaaaaacaaatgagaagtgggataataaaccacacttaaagtatatgttgcattattaaaatttcttaatacatttaaaattgttttacaaatatcccaatgttggggatataatgtaacttgtggcACATGTTGTGAAATAAATAAGCGTGATAAAtctctataatcaaaagactcattaagtaattcatatgttgaattctaaCGAGTCAGCACGTCTTtaggaaatttttttgaatttatattatgttgtttacaaaatttaccccattctttcatagtttggggatgtatccataaaaatgaaattgttatttttattggactaataaaattattaagacaatataaaccatcttgtacacataaatttaatacatgacatgcacatctaatatgaaaaaatctaccacctaaattaggtttgtaaatattaattaaatcatttattgacgcagtatttgaacgtgcattatcaaatgaaattgaaaaaattttataaagtaatttatattcttctaatattcctttaattattctataaatattatcggtcGTATGTCGTTCATTAAACaccctaaatgctaaaattcttttttgtaatagaaaattgtcatctatccaattacaagttatacccatataagagtgaatttgccaatggtcactccaaatattactacatatatatacacgcccattaaaatttgtaaaaaattgaattaattctcttttttgttttttatataaactaaataatgcttttttaatgtgtttcttggaataattttatgtgcaggatttaatgcagttttacaataattattaaaacataaattttcaccaaaactaaatgttaaatgatctattgctaccatttttgtaaattcttctttatttttattatcactatacataaataaatatttgtgtatAGAACCATACCcgattatttgtgtttggcttcggctttgccccatttttttcggatgctttgactccaagtgccttttgaatgtcccgtatccacctccttgtttgaatttataaatttgcctacaataattgcaagcaacatcgaaattaccatcttccttttgtatttttttgaaataaatcttaaaaatatcgaatgtagaaattttttgagagtgttgttccatctccatctgttgttgatattgttgttgttgctccacctctacaTATTGGGTTTCACTttcttatgttgaaaaatcatctataaattgatttttattcatatttgatatatgtgaatattggttaaatctcctattaccggaagaatttccactacttgtcattttttgataataaataaaattaattatataaataaattatattattaattataaaagataataaaataataataaataaaattaattatagaaataaattatatgattaattatgaaagataataaaaaattaataaataaaataaattatagaaataaattctataattaattatgaattatataataaaaatagaaattggaattaataaaaaattaagaaagaatttaattaaatttaagagaatttgattgaattgaaagattgagagagtattaagagttgaaagaatgagaatgagaatgagagtttgaaggattaagtgagagagtggagagattgaaatttgaatgggtatatatataagaaaaaaaattaaaaaataggggggtGAATTGCGATTTTAACAATTACAGGAGACcgtatttttgaaaaaaattaaaaaataggggtgaattgtgattttaaaaattgcaagggaccaacggtcccctgcaaaagctctgaaaattgcaggggaccgttggtcccctgtaATTTTCTTCTGCAAGCCAACgattccctgcgcagggaatcGTTggttgtttaataaatttaaaaaaaattcaaaaattcaaaaattttttgttcaacaCAGTAAACCATCGGTTTACATGTCgattcataaaccggtgtgaatcGACTGTTTCACAgttcaaaattaggtaaacCGAAACCGAACCGCTAAAATccggtttcggttccggtttaATCCAGTTCCGGTTCCGGTTTTATctgggccggtttcggtccggttcacgggccaaaccggcccgtagCCAGGTCTACTCATCATTAATTGCAGAGTTGTATCCAAGAGTAAATTCTTTTGCCCATTTTGTACTTACACAGTGTCACGTTGTGGTGAATGAATAGAAGATGGTGGGTGTTGTCATCTTAATTGACTGCCATGAGAATCTTTGTGATTCGagatgggttgaatttgaaatataacgatttaatattcaaattaatgtgCTTTTGTATGTGGTAATATGTCCACTTTCTTCAATTGTTAATGGCACATAGAATTGTGTACTCCAGATTGCTGGACCTGTCTCCTTGTGTTTTTTTAGGGGATAACTGTTTCTCTtgggtaattaattatattttagaatcaCGGTTGGAAGATACTAAAATACCATCGATAATTTGTTAAGTGTCTATTCTTAATGTCTGTGATATCCATGGATCAAAATTCAAAGCAactaaattattgttatattttctcaGGTTATGCCTGGTCTTATATTAtctatctctctttttttttcttatgtcaGTTTTGTTCTTTAAAGCGAGCTATTCTTCTCAAGATGTTTACCTCTCTATCTATCTAGCTGTATTCCCTTGAAGATTAGATCTTGTTTTATCTTAATCTTGACTCATCTTTTTCCTATCTTTAGAATGAAAGCAGTCAATTGTACACAGGAGATGGCTCTGTTAACATTAATGGGAAACCTGTTCTGAAGCAGACTACTGGAAATTGGAAAGCTTGCCCTTTCATTTTGggtgaattatcatttttctttatggtactctttttttatatttcttaagtctgacattttaaaactaaaatacagGTACTGAATGTTGTGAACGTTTGGCCTATTATGGGATTGCCACTAATCTTGTTTCCTATCTTACCAACAAACTGCATGAAGGAAATGTATCTGCTGCAAGAAATGTTACCACCTGGCAAGATACTTGCTATCTAACACCTTTTATTGGAGCCGTCTTAGCTGATGCTTATTGGGGAAGATATTGGACAATTGCAGCATTCTCCACAATTTACTTTATTGTAATTCATCTTTCTTTAACTACATCTGCTTCTTTTGACTACATGTCTTTTGCAGTtcttttataaagtttttagtgatgctaatttattttgttataggGAATGTGCACATTGACCCTTTCAGCATCAATTCCTTCACTAAAGCCTGCTGAATGTGTGGGTTCTGTATGCCCTGCAGCTACTCCGGCTCAGTATGCACTATTCTTCTTTGGGCTTTATCTTATTGCCCTAGGTACTGCTGGTATTAAACCTTGTGTTTCATCCTTTGGAGCAGATCAGTTTGATGATACTGACCCTAAGGAAAGAGTAAAGAAGGGGTCTTTCTTCAActggttttatttttctatcaacATAGGTGCTTTGATATCTAGTAGTTTTCTAGTGTGGATTCAAGACAATGCTGGGTGGGGTCTAGGATTTGGAATTTCTGCATTGTTTATAGGCATTGCAATTGCAAGTTTCTTTTCAGGCACTGCCCTCTATAGATTTCAACGACCAGGGGGAAGCCCAATTACAAGAATGTGTCAGGTTTTGGTTGCTTCATTTCGTAAGTGGAATTTGGAGGTACCCAGAGACAGTAGTCTCCTTTATGAAACTCAAGATAAAAACTCCGCCATTGCAGGGAGTCGGAAGATCGAGCACAGTGATGAACTAcagtaaaaaaatttcttcatctCTCTACAGTTTCAACACTAGTATCCCTTccagaatatatatatgtatatatatatatatatgtatatatatatgtacatacatacatatatataaatatatatatatatatacatatatatatatatatatatgtacatatatatatatacatatatatatatatatatatatatgtatgtatttctaatctttctctttctcttttttctcaattttcttttttcaacttACAAATGTAAATCTATTAGGTAGTTGTGACAAAACTACATCTTCTATGTTTATGTGCATTTGAACGCAAGATAGACACATTAAATAGGGATAACTCAATGAAATGGAATGTAGGAATATTGCCCTTAATACCCTTCACAGACTTATTTGATGTAGTTCTGGGAATATTAGATAGACTGATCTATCAATTTGGGCACAATGTGGGCTTGTTTCAATTATATTGTGAAGGCAATCGTTTCATGTTTAGATGTTGGTATGTTTGGATAAAGAACCTTTCTAATTGaagaatttgtttgttttgcatCCTCAGCATATTACATATTTCTAGAAGTGTTATATGACCTCATAATGTTCACTCACATGTTGTCAACAATTGAAGCTTAGTCTCTGTTTGCAGTTATCTGGACATTTTTTGTTGAAAGTTAGTATAATGTTTCTAATTCACAGActctcaaaatttaatcttgtttGCCTGCtgtcaaaatttattttcttaggCGCTTTTCACTGTTATTTTACAAAACTTgagattatattttgtatgttgtctcaACTAGTATTAGATATAAGATTGAGGTAAAATGCTTAGCTCTGAATCTTctaggtttatttttttatcaactcATAATTTGGCTAAACAAGTATTGAAGAAAACTATATCAGATCTGTTTTATTTCTCAGtagattgtttaattttattttctcttttttgttatgTAGCCTCTTTGTGTAATTACAATGGGATCACTTCAGTGTGCTCTCAGAGAAATTTCAATATAGATTGTATTTGATTTACTCAAAGCAGTTGAACTTTTCTCTccgaaaatgaagaaaaataagctAATATTTACTTTATTGATTGCAGATGCCTTGATAAAGCTGCTGTGATTTCAGATGCTGAGATAACAAGTGGGGATTATTCCAATCCTTGGATGCTTTGCACTGTAACACAGGTGgaggaattgaaaattttagtccGTATGTTTCCCATCTGGGCTACCGGAATTGTATTTTCTGCTGTCTATGCACAAATGTCTACAATGTTTGTGGAACAAGGGATGATGATGGACACATCAATTGGTTCTTTCACCATTCCTCCCGCCTCTCTTTCAAGTTTTGATGTTATCAGTGTTATTTTCTGCGTCCCCATCTATGATAAGTTCATTGTACCTATTGCAAGGAAGTTCACAGGGAAGGAGAGAGGCTTCTCAGAGTTGCAGCGAATGGGAATTGGCCTCTTTCTTTCAGTTTTGTGCATGTCAGCAGCTGCATTGGTGGAGATTAACCGGTTAAGGATTGCAAGAGAGCTTGGGCTGGTTGATGAAGATGTCGCGGTGCCATTAAGTATCTTTTGGCAAATTCCTCAATATTTCTTGTTGGGTGCGGCCGAGGTATGTACATTCATTGGGCAGCTTGAGTTTTTCTATGACCAGTCTCCCGATGCCATGCGAAGC
This sequence is a window from Mangifera indica cultivar Alphonso chromosome 5, CATAS_Mindica_2.1, whole genome shotgun sequence. Protein-coding genes within it:
- the LOC123217556 gene encoding protein NRT1/ PTR FAMILY 8.3-like; protein product: MGSIDEERSLLEQGLTKNESSQLYTGDGSVNINGKPVLKQTTGNWKACPFILGTECCERLAYYGIATNLVSYLTNKLHEGNVSAARNVTTWQDTCYLTPFIGAVLADAYWGRYWTIAAFSTIYFIGMCTLTLSASIPSLKPAECVGSVCPAATPAQYALFFFGLYLIALGTAGIKPCVSSFGADQFDDTDPKERVKKGSFFNWFYFSINIGALISSSFLVWIQDNAGWGLGFGISALFIGIAIASFFSGTALYRFQRPGGSPITRMCQVLVASFRKWNLEVPRDSSLLYETQDKNSAIAGSRKIEHSDELQCLDKAAVISDAEITSGDYSNPWMLCTVTQVEELKILVRMFPIWATGIVFSAVYAQMSTMFVEQGMMMDTSIGSFTIPPASLSSFDVISVIFCVPIYDKFIVPIARKFTGKERGFSELQRMGIGLFLSVLCMSAAALVEINRLRIARELGLVDEDVAVPLSIFWQIPQYFLLGAAEVCTFIGQLEFFYDQSPDAMRSLCSALSLLTTTLGKYRSSFILMMVTYFTTKDGKTGWIPDNLNEGHLDYYFWLLAGLSFMNMLVYVVCAKKYKQKKAC